One window from the genome of Lutra lutra chromosome X, mLutLut1.2, whole genome shotgun sequence encodes:
- the GRIPAP1 gene encoding GRIP1-associated protein 1, with amino-acid sequence MAQALSEEEFQRMQAQLLELRTNNYQLSDELRKNGVELTSLRQKVAYLDKEFNKAQKALSKSKKAQEVEGLLSENEMLQAKLHSQEEDFRLQNSTLMAEFSKLCSQMEQLERENQQLKDGAAKAGTAQAGGLVDGELLRLQAENTALQKNVAALQERYGKEAGRAQAASEGQGDPPGGPAPTVPAPMPLAEVELKWEMEKEEKRLLWEQLQGLESSKQAETSRLQEELAKLSEKLKKKQESFCRLQTEKETLFNDSRNKIEELQQRKEADLKAQLARTQKLQQELEAANQSLAELRDQRQGERLEHAAALRALQDQVSIQSADAQEQVEGLLAENNALRTSLAALEQIQTAKTQELNTLRDENAGLAADLQQRQTEYEDLMGQKDDLNSQLQESLRANSRLLEQLQEIGQEKEQLTHELQEARKSAEKRKAMLDELAMETLQEKSQHKEELGAVRLRHEKEVLGVRARYERELRELHEDKKRQEEELRGQIREEKARTRELENLQQTVEELQAQVHSMDGAKGWFERRLKEAEESLQQQQQEQEETLKQCREQHAGELKSKEEELQGVRDQLQQAQEERDCHLKTISNLKQEVKDTVDGQRILEKKGSAALKDLKRQLHLERKRADKLQERLQDILTNSKSRSGLEELVLSEMNSPSRTQTGDSSSVSSFSYREILREKESSTVPARSLSSSPQAQPPRPAELSDEEVAELFQRLAETQQEKWMLEEKVKHLEVSSASMAEDLCRKSAIIETYVMDSRIDVSVAAGHTDRSGLGSVLRDLVKPGDENLREMNKKLQNMLEEQLTKNMHLHKDIEVLSQEIVRLSKECVGSPDPDLEPGEAS; translated from the exons GCTCAGCTCCTGGAACTCCGGACAAATAATTACCAGCTTTCAGATGAATTACGCAAGAATGGCGTTG AGCTCACCAGTCTTCGACAGAAGGTCGCCTACCTGGATAAGGAGTTCAACAAAGCTCAGAAG GCACTGAGCAAGAGCAAGAAAGCTCAG GAAGTCGAAGGGCTACTGAGTGAAAATGAGATGCTGCAGGCAAAGCTGCACAGCCAGGAGGAGGACTTTCGTTTGCAGAACAGCACGCTTATGGCAGAGTTCAGCAAG CTCTGCAGCCAGATGGAGCAGCTGGAGCGGGAGAACCAGCAACTGAAGGATGGGGCTGCCAAGGCAGGCACTGCCCAGGCTGGGGGTCTTGTGGATGGCGAGCTGCTGAGACTGCAGGCAGAGAACACGGCCTTGCAGAAAAATGTGGCAG ccctgcaggaacGCTATGGGAAAGAGGCTGGGAGAGCCCAAGCTGCCAGTGAGGGCCAAGGGGACCCCCCGGGGGGCCCCGCCCCCACTGTCCCAGCCCCCATGCCACTGGCAGAAGTGGAGTTGAAATGggaaatggagaaggaagaaaagagattgcTCTGGGAGCAACTACAAGGCTTGGAG AGCTCGAAGCAGGCAGAAACATCCAGGCTGCAGGAGGAACTTGCTAAG CTAtctgagaaactgaaaaagaaacaagaaag TTTCTGCCGTCTGCAGACAGAAAAGGAGACACTATTCAACGACAGCCG GAATAAGATTGAGGAGTTACagcaaaggaaggaagcagatcTCAAAGCCCAGTTGGCTCGCACTCAGAAGCTGCAGCAGGAACTCGAGGCTGCCAATCAG AGCTTGGCGGAACTGAGAGATCAGCGGCAGGGGGAGCGCCTGGAGCATGCAGCAGCTCTGCGAGCCCTACAGGATCAG gtgTCCATCCAGAGTGCAGATGCACAGGAACAAGTGGAAGGACTTTTGGCTGAGAACAACGCCTTGAGGACCAGCCTGGCTGCCCTGGAGCAG ATCCAAACAGCAAAGACCCAAGAACTCAATACACTCCGGGATGAGAATGCCGGTCTGGCGGCTGATTTGCAGCAGCGGCAGACTGAGTATGAGGACCTCATGGGACAGAAGGATGACCTCAACTCCCAACTGCAG GAGTCACTGCGGGCCAATAGTCGGCTCCTGGAGCAACTTCAAGAAATCGGGCAAGAGAAGGAGCAATTGACCCATGAGCTGCAGGAGGCTCGGAAG AGTGCCGAAAAGCGGAAGGCCATGCTGGACGAGCTGGCGATGGAGACGCTGCAGGAGAAGTCCCAGCATAAGGAAGAGCTGGGCGCGGTCCGACTGAGGCATGAGAAGGAGGTGCTGGGGGTGCGTGCGCGCTACGAGCGGGAGCTCCGAGAGCTGCATGAAGACAAGAAGCGGCAGGAGGAGGAGCTCCGCGGGCAGATCCGTGAGgagaag GCCCGAACTCGAGAActggagaatctccagcagactgtgGAAGAACTTCAAGCTCAGGTACATTCTATGGATGGAGCCAAGGGCTGGTTTGAACGACGCTTGAAGGAGGCCGAG GAatccctgcagcagcagcagcaggagcaagAGGAAACCCTCAAGCAGTGCCGGGAGCAGCACGCTGGCGAGCTGAAG AGCAAGGAGGAGGAGCTGCAGGGGGTGCGGGATCAGCTCCAGCAGGCCCAAGAGGAGAGGGACTGCCACCTGAAGACCATCAGCAACCTGAAACAG GAGGTGAAGGACACAGTGGACGGGCAGCGGATCCTGGAGAAGAAGGGCAGTGCTGCG CTCAAGGACCTCAAGCGGCAGCTGCACCTAGAGCGGAAAAGGGCTGATAAGCTGCAGGAGCGGCTGCAGGACATCCTTACCAACAGCAAGAGCCGCTCTG GCCTCGAGGAGCTGGTTCTCTCAGAGATGAACTCGCCCAGCCGGACCCAGACTGGGGACAGCAGTAGCGTCTCCTCCTTTAGCTACCGGGAGATTTTGCGGGAGAAGGAAAGCTCAACTGTTCCAGCCAGG TCCTTATCCAGCAGCCCTCAGGCCCAGCCTCCGCGGCCAGCCGAGCTGTCCGATGAGGAAGTGGCTGAGCTCTTTCAGCGCCTggcagagacacagcaggagaaaTGGATGCTGGAGGAGAAG GTGAAGCACCTGGAGGTGAGCAGTGCCTCCATGGCGGAGGACCTTTGTCGGAAGAGTGCCATCATCGAGACCTATGTCATGGATAGCCGGATCG ATGTGTCTGTGGCGGCAGGCCACACGGACCGCAGTGGGCTGGGCAGCGTCCTGAGAGACCTCGTGAAGCCAGGTGACGAGAACCTTCGGGAAATGAACAAGAAGCTCCAGAACATGCTGGAGGAGCAACTCACCAAGAACATGCACTTGCACAAG GACATCGAAGTTCTCTCCCAGGAGATTGTGCGGCTCAGCAAGGAGTGCGTGGGGTCGCCTGACCCGGACCTAGAACCAGGAGAAGCCAGCTAA
- the LOC125091830 gene encoding cytochrome c oxidase subunit 7A2, mitochondrial-like — protein sequence MLLNLLALHQSAQRTISTASRRQIENKVPEKQKLFQEDNGIPLHLKGGVAEALLFRATMTLTVGGIAYAVYQLAMASFPKKQD from the coding sequence ATGCTGCTGAATCTGCTGGCTCTTCATCAGTCTGCCCAGAGGACCATAAGTACTGCTTCACGCAGGCAGATTGAAAATAAAgttccagagaaacaaaagctaTTTCAGGAGGATAATGGAATTCCACTGCATCTAAAGGGTGGAGTAGCTGAGGCCCTCCTGTTTAGAGCTACTATGACGCTTACAGTTGGTGGAATAGCATATGCCGTATATCAGCTAGCTATGGCTTCATTTCCCAAGAAGCAGGATTGA
- the KCND1 gene encoding potassium voltage-gated channel subfamily D member 1 isoform X2, translating into MAAGVATWLPFARAAAVGWLPLAQQPLPPAPGVKASRGDEVLVVNVSGRRFETWKNTLDRYPDTLLGSSEKEFFYDADSGEYFFDRDPDMFRHVLNFYRTGRLHCPRQECIQAFDEELAFYGLVPELVGDCCLEEYRDRKKENAERLAEDEEAEQAGDGPALPAGSSLRQRLWRAFENPHTSTAALVFYYVTGFFIAVSVIANVVETIPCRGPARRPPREQPCGDRFPLAFFCMDTACVLIFTGEYLLRLFAAPSRCRFLRSVMSLIDVVAILPYYIGLFVPKNEDVSGAFVTLRVFRVFRIFKFSRHSQGLRILGYTLKSCASELGFLLFSLTMAIIIFATVMFYAEKGTNKTNFTSIPAAFWYTIVTMTTLGYGDMVPSTIAGKIFGSICSLSGVLVIALPVPVIVSNFSRIYHQNQRADKRRAQQKVRLARIRLAKSGTTNAFLQYKQNGGLEDSSSGEEQALCVRNRSAFEQQHHHLLHCLEKTTCHEFTDELTFSEALGAVSLGGRTSRSTSVSSQAVGPGSLLSSCCPRRAKRRAIRLANSTASVSRGSMQELDTLAGLRRSPAPQSRSSLNAKPHDSLDLNCDSRDFVAAIISIPTPPANTPDESQPSSPGGGGGASSTLRNSNLGTPCLLPETVKISSL; encoded by the exons ATGGCGGCCGGCGTGGCCACGTGGCTGCCCTTCGCGAGGGCCGCTGCGGTGGGCTGGTTGCCCCTGGCCCAGCAGCCCCTGCCTCCTGCGCCCGGGGTGAAGGCGTCTCGAGGGGATGAGGTTCTGGTGGTGAACGTGAGTGGCCGGCGCTTCGAGACCTGGAAGAACACTCTGGACCGCTACCCAGACACCCTGCTAGGCAGTTCGGAGAAGGAATTCTTCTATGACGCGGACTCGGGCGAGTACTTCTTCGATCGCGACCCCGACATGTTCCGGCACGTGCTGAACTTCTACCGCACGGGCCGCCTGCACTGCCCGCGGCAGGAGTGCATCCAGGCCTTCGACGAAGAGCTGGCTTTCTACGGTCTGGTGCCGGAGCTCGTGGGCGACTGCTGCCTCGAAGAGTACCGGGACCGCAAGAAGGAGAACGCCGAGCGCCTGGCGGAGGACGAGGAGGCGGAGCAGGCGGGCGatggccctgccctgcctgccggCAGCTCCTTGAGGCAGCGGCTCTGGCGGGCCTTCGAGAACCCGCACACGAGCACGGCGGCCCTCGTCTTCTACTACGTGACAGGCTTCTTCATCGCCGTGTCGGTCATCGCCAACGTGGTGGAGACCATCCCGTGCCGCGGCCCCGCGCGGCGGCCCCCGAGGGAGCAGCCCTGCGGCGACCGCTTCCCCCTAGCCTTTTTCTGCATGGACACGGCCTGCGTGCTCATATTCACCGGCGAGTACCTCCTGCGGCTCTTCGCCGCCCCCAGCCGGTGCCGCTTCCTGCGGAGTGTGATGAGCCTTATCGACGTGGTGGCCATCCTGCCCTACTACATCGGGCTTTTCGTGCCCAAGAACGAGGATGTCTCGGGCGCCTTTGTCACCCTGCGTGTATTCCGGGTGTTCCGCATCTTCAAGTTCTCCAGGCACTCGCAGGGCTTGCGGATTCTGGGCTACACACTCAAGAGCTGTGCCTCTGAGCTGggctttctcctcttttcccttaCCATGGCCATCATCATCTTCGCCACGGTCATGTTTTATGCTGAGAAGGGCACAAACAAGACCAACTTCACTAGCATCCCTGCGGCCTTCTGGTATACCATTGTCACCATGACCACCCTCGG CTATGGAGACATGGTGCCCAGCACCATTGCTGGCAAGATTTTCGGATCCATCTGCTCCCTCAGCGGTGTCCTGGTCATTGCGCTGCCTGTGCCGGTCATCGTGTCCAACTTCAGCCGCATCTACCACCAGAACCAGCGTGCTGACAAGCGCCGAGCGCAGCAG AAGGTGCGCTTGGCAAGGATCCGGTTGGCAAAGAGTGGTACCACCAATGCCTTCCTACAGTACAAGCAGAACGGAGGccttgag GACAGCAGCAGTGGGGAGGAACAGGCGTTGTGTGTCCGGAACCGTTCTGCTTTCGAGCAACAACATCACCACCTCCTTCACTGTCTAGAGAAGACAACG TGCCATGAGTTCACAGATGAGCTAACCTTCAGTGAGGCTCTGGGCGCTGTCTCGCTGGGGGGCCGCACCAGCCGCAGCACCTCCGTGTCCTCCCAGGCAGTGGGGCCTGGCAGCCTGCTGTCCTCCTGCTGTCCCCGCAGGGCCAAGCGCCGTGCCATTCGCCTTGCCAACTCCACGGCCTCAGTCAGTCGTGGCAGCATGCAGGAGCTGGACACATTGGCAGGGCTGCGGAGAAGCCCTGCCCCTCAGAG CCGCTCAAGCCTCAATGCCAAGCCCCACGACAGCCTTGACCTGAACTGCGACAGCCGGGACTTCGTGGCTGCCATCATCAGTATCCCTACCCCTCCTGCCAACACCCCAGATGAGAGCCAACCTTCCTCCCCTGGTGGTGGCGGTGGGGCCAGCAGCACCCTCAGGAACTCCAACCTGGGCACCCCTTGCCTCCTCCCGGAGACTGTCAAGATCTCTTCCCTGTGA
- the KCND1 gene encoding potassium voltage-gated channel subfamily D member 1 isoform X1 — MAAGVATWLPFARAAAVGWLPLAQQPLPPAPGVKASRGDEVLVVNVSGRRFETWKNTLDRYPDTLLGSSEKEFFYDADSGEYFFDRDPDMFRHVLNFYRTGRLHCPRQECIQAFDEELAFYGLVPELVGDCCLEEYRDRKKENAERLAEDEEAEQAGDGPALPAGSSLRQRLWRAFENPHTSTAALVFYYVTGFFIAVSVIANVVETIPCRGPARRPPREQPCGDRFPLAFFCMDTACVLIFTGEYLLRLFAAPSRCRFLRSVMSLIDVVAILPYYIGLFVPKNEDVSGAFVTLRVFRVFRIFKFSRHSQGLRILGYTLKSCASELGFLLFSLTMAIIIFATVMFYAEKGTNKTNFTSIPAAFWYTIVTMTTLGYGDMVPSTIAGKIFGSICSLSGVLVIALPVPVIVSNFSRIYHQNQRADKRRAQQKVRLARIRLAKSGTTNAFLQYKQNGGLEDSSSGEEQALCVRNRSAFEQQHHHLLHCLEKTTCHEFTDELTFSEALGAVSLGGRTSRSTSVSSQAVGPGSLLSSCCPRRAKRRAIRLANSTASVSRGSMQELDTLAGLRRSPAPQSRSSLNAKPHDSLDLNCDSRDFVAAIISIPTPPANTPDESQPSSPGGGGGASSTLRNSNLGTPCLLPETVKISSLTLCLLSG, encoded by the exons ATGGCGGCCGGCGTGGCCACGTGGCTGCCCTTCGCGAGGGCCGCTGCGGTGGGCTGGTTGCCCCTGGCCCAGCAGCCCCTGCCTCCTGCGCCCGGGGTGAAGGCGTCTCGAGGGGATGAGGTTCTGGTGGTGAACGTGAGTGGCCGGCGCTTCGAGACCTGGAAGAACACTCTGGACCGCTACCCAGACACCCTGCTAGGCAGTTCGGAGAAGGAATTCTTCTATGACGCGGACTCGGGCGAGTACTTCTTCGATCGCGACCCCGACATGTTCCGGCACGTGCTGAACTTCTACCGCACGGGCCGCCTGCACTGCCCGCGGCAGGAGTGCATCCAGGCCTTCGACGAAGAGCTGGCTTTCTACGGTCTGGTGCCGGAGCTCGTGGGCGACTGCTGCCTCGAAGAGTACCGGGACCGCAAGAAGGAGAACGCCGAGCGCCTGGCGGAGGACGAGGAGGCGGAGCAGGCGGGCGatggccctgccctgcctgccggCAGCTCCTTGAGGCAGCGGCTCTGGCGGGCCTTCGAGAACCCGCACACGAGCACGGCGGCCCTCGTCTTCTACTACGTGACAGGCTTCTTCATCGCCGTGTCGGTCATCGCCAACGTGGTGGAGACCATCCCGTGCCGCGGCCCCGCGCGGCGGCCCCCGAGGGAGCAGCCCTGCGGCGACCGCTTCCCCCTAGCCTTTTTCTGCATGGACACGGCCTGCGTGCTCATATTCACCGGCGAGTACCTCCTGCGGCTCTTCGCCGCCCCCAGCCGGTGCCGCTTCCTGCGGAGTGTGATGAGCCTTATCGACGTGGTGGCCATCCTGCCCTACTACATCGGGCTTTTCGTGCCCAAGAACGAGGATGTCTCGGGCGCCTTTGTCACCCTGCGTGTATTCCGGGTGTTCCGCATCTTCAAGTTCTCCAGGCACTCGCAGGGCTTGCGGATTCTGGGCTACACACTCAAGAGCTGTGCCTCTGAGCTGggctttctcctcttttcccttaCCATGGCCATCATCATCTTCGCCACGGTCATGTTTTATGCTGAGAAGGGCACAAACAAGACCAACTTCACTAGCATCCCTGCGGCCTTCTGGTATACCATTGTCACCATGACCACCCTCGG CTATGGAGACATGGTGCCCAGCACCATTGCTGGCAAGATTTTCGGATCCATCTGCTCCCTCAGCGGTGTCCTGGTCATTGCGCTGCCTGTGCCGGTCATCGTGTCCAACTTCAGCCGCATCTACCACCAGAACCAGCGTGCTGACAAGCGCCGAGCGCAGCAG AAGGTGCGCTTGGCAAGGATCCGGTTGGCAAAGAGTGGTACCACCAATGCCTTCCTACAGTACAAGCAGAACGGAGGccttgag GACAGCAGCAGTGGGGAGGAACAGGCGTTGTGTGTCCGGAACCGTTCTGCTTTCGAGCAACAACATCACCACCTCCTTCACTGTCTAGAGAAGACAACG TGCCATGAGTTCACAGATGAGCTAACCTTCAGTGAGGCTCTGGGCGCTGTCTCGCTGGGGGGCCGCACCAGCCGCAGCACCTCCGTGTCCTCCCAGGCAGTGGGGCCTGGCAGCCTGCTGTCCTCCTGCTGTCCCCGCAGGGCCAAGCGCCGTGCCATTCGCCTTGCCAACTCCACGGCCTCAGTCAGTCGTGGCAGCATGCAGGAGCTGGACACATTGGCAGGGCTGCGGAGAAGCCCTGCCCCTCAGAG CCGCTCAAGCCTCAATGCCAAGCCCCACGACAGCCTTGACCTGAACTGCGACAGCCGGGACTTCGTGGCTGCCATCATCAGTATCCCTACCCCTCCTGCCAACACCCCAGATGAGAGCCAACCTTCCTCCCCTGGTGGTGGCGGTGGGGCCAGCAGCACCCTCAGGAACTCCAACCTGGGCACCCCTTGCCTCCTCCCGGAGACTGTCAAGATCTCTTCCCT AACTCTGTGTCTGCTCTCAGGCTGA